The Anopheles coluzzii chromosome 2, AcolN3, whole genome shotgun sequence genome window below encodes:
- the LOC120952801 gene encoding chymotrypsin-like yields MKTFVLLVGLLAVASAEWIEIDWSQVRPIEEFDHYWERLPAEMQIYRKMLPSHRIVNGQEATPGQFPYQIALLSEFATGTGLCGGSVLTNTFILTAAHCVVSGATTLARGGTAIMGAHNRNVNEPSQQRIRFSTGGIIRHPQYSTTNIRNDIAVVRLDGTIVFNTRVQPARLPARSDTRQFGGFTGTVSGFGRTSDGSSATSAVVRFTRNPVMTNADCIARWNTALIQPQNVCLSGEGGRSSCNGDSGGPLTVQDGGSLQIGIVSFGSAAGCSIGMPSVYARVSFFLPWIEANSNFVARP; encoded by the coding sequence ATGAAAACGTTCGTGCTTCTTGTTGGTCTGTTGGCCGTTGCCAGCGCCGAATGGATCGAGATCGATTGGTCTCAGGTCCGTCCGATCGAGGAGTTCGATCACTACTGGGAGCGTCTGCCAGCGGAGATGCAGATCTACCGCAAGATGCTTCCGTCGCACCGCATCGTCAACGGTCAGGAGGCTACACCCGGCCAGTTCCCGTACCAGATCGCTCTGCTGAGTGAGTTCGCGACCGGAACGGGTCTGTGCGGAGGTTCCGTGCTGACGAACACCTTCATCCTGACTGCTGCTCACTGTGTTGTGTCCGGTGCGACGACTCTGGCCCGTGGTGGAACTGCCATCATGGGAGCCCACAACCGCAACGTCAACGAGCCTTCCCAGCAGCGCATCCGCTTCTCGACCGGTGGTATCATCCGTCATCCGCAGTACAGCACCACCAACATCCGCAACGACATTGCCGTCGTGCGTCTGGATGGTACGATCGTGTTCAACACTCGCGTTCAGCCTGCTCGTCTGCCGGCCCGCTCGGACACCCGCCAGTTCGGTGGCTTCACCGGTACTGTTTCTGGATTCGGACGCACCTCGGATGGCAGCTCGGCTACGTCGGCTGTGGTGAGGTTCACGCGCAATCCAGTCATGACCAATGCTGACTGTATTGCGCGCTGGAACACGGCCCTGATCCAGCCCCAGAACGTGTGCCTGAGCGGTGAGGGTGGTCGCTCGTCGTGCAACGGTGACTCCGGTGGACCGCTCACTGTCCAGGACGGTGGAAGCCTCCAGATCGGTATCGTGTCGTTCGGATCTGCTGCCGGCTGCTCGATCGGAATGCCGTCCGTGTACGCTCGTGTGTCGTTCTTCCTGCCCTGGATTGAGGCCAACTCTAACTTCGTGGCTCGTCCTTAA
- the LOC120947342 gene encoding staphylococcal nuclease domain-containing protein 1 has protein sequence MSAANVPAAAANPAPPPVLKKGIVKQILSGDSLILRDKPVNGPPREKQLNFAGIVAPKLARRPTNGSSDGSRDQPYAWESREYLRQRLIGQEVWFYSEKPPNANREYGYVKLGKEPNAENIVESIVSEGLVTVRRDNVRQTPEHARLIELEDAARRARKGLWSDAPEGEHVRNIVWNIDNPKQFVDQHAGQLIKAIIEHVRDGSTVRAFLMPNPRVFQHVTLMMSGIRCPGFKLDAEGRPDNTTEVPYADEARFHVECRLLQREVKVRLESNSNTNFLGTILCPEGNIAESLLRNGFAKCVEWSIPYVKEGIDRLRACEREAKAARLRLWKDYKPPAALANTKDKELVGTVMEVYNGDAVLVKVGTVSKKVFFSSIRPPRPKEDDGPRAKNSRPLYDIPYMFEAREFLRKKLIGKRVTCTLDYVAPARDNYPEKYCYTVRLDDQNIAEAMLERGLATVINYRQDDEQRSPEYDKLRAAQEQAIKGQKGMHAKKQTPSHRINDLTTDHSRIKHHYLPSWQRALRTEALVEFVASGSRLRLYCPKESCLVTFLLAGISCRRSSRPAIGGAPAQEAEPYGDEALQFTREKVLQRDVSVKIETTDKQATSVIGWLFTDHNVNLSVALVEEGLAEVHFTAEKSDYYRVLRDAEARAKAQRKNIWKDYVEKAAAEEEKDEIEDTPDVNTPVERKVKYESVVVTEVTPELQFYAQHTDQGAKLEELMTKLRQDFKAMPPVTGSYAPKRGDMCAAKFSEDNEWYRAKVEKVEKGGNVTILYIDYGNRETVPSTRLAMIPPTFISEKPFAHLYVPALLLLPTDADDRAEAVKAFSQDVLNRTLNMNVEYRISGTEYVTLTDPATKADIAEDLIADGYLIADKNKKDRRLTKLIADYKDAEQKARKQHKGIWQYGDSTEDQAGEFGLSR, from the exons ATTCTGTCCGGTGATTCGCTGATCCTGCGCGATAAACCCGTCAATGGACCGCCACGAGAGAAGCAGCTTAATTTTGCTGGCATCGTCGCACCGAAGCTTGCCCGCCGACCAACCAACGGATCGAG TGACGGTTCGAGGGATCAACCCTACGCCTGGGAGTCCCGCGAGTACCTGCGCCAGCGGCTGATCGGGCAGGAGGTGTGGTTCTACTCGGAGAAGCCGCCGAACGCGAACCGCGAGTACGGCTACGTGAAGCTCGGCAAGGAACCGAATGCGGAAAACATCGTCGAGTCGATCGTGTCGGAGGGCTTGGTGACGGTGCGCCGCGACAACGTGCGCCAGACGCCCGAGCATGCCCGCCTGATCGAGCTGGAGGATGCGGCCCGGCGCGCCCGGAAGGGCCTCTGGAGCGATGCGCCCGAGGGCGAGCACGTGCGCAACATCGTGTGGAACATCGACAACCCGAAGCAGTTCGTGGACCAGCACGCCGGCCAGCTGATCAAGGCGATCATCGAGCACGTGCGGGACGGTTCGACGGTCCGCGCCTTCCTCATGCCGAACCCGCGCGTCTTCCAGCACGTCACGCTCATGATGTCCGGCATCCGCTGCCCGGGCTTCAAGCTGGACGCGGAGGGCCGGCCGGACAACACGACCGAGGTGCCGTACGCGGACGAGGCCCGCTTCCACGTGGAGTGCCGGCTGCTGCAGCGCGAGGTGAAGGTGCGGCTCGAGTCGAACAGCAACACCAACTTCCTCGGCACGATCCTGTGCCCGGAGGGTAACATTGCCGAGTCGCTGCTGCGCAACGGGTTTGCCAAGTGCGTGGAGTGGAGCATACCGTACGTAAAGGAGGGCATCGACCGGCTGCGCGCGTGCGAGCGGGAAGCGAAGGCCGCCCGGTTGCGGCTGTGGAAGGACTACAAGCCGCCGGCGGCGCTGGCCAACACCAAGGACAAGGAGCTGGTCGGCACGGTGATGGAGGTGTACAACGGCGATGCCGTGCTGGTGAAGGTCGGCACGGTGTCGAAGAAGGTGTTCTTCTCGTCGATCCGTCCGCCGCGCCCGAAGGAGGACGATGGTCCGCGGGCGAAGAACTCGCGCCCCCTGTACGACATTCCCTACATGTTTGAGGCGCGCGAGTTCCTGCGCAAGAAGCTGATCGGCAAGCGGGTGACGTGTACGCTCGACTACGTGGCGCCGGCCCGCGACAACTACCCGGAGAAGTACTGCTACACCGTGCGCCTGGACGACCA GAACATCGCTGAGGCAATGCTCGAGCGGGGCCTCGCCACGGTGATCAACTACCGCCAGGACGATGAGCAGCGCTCGCCCGAGTACGACAAACTGCGCGCCGCCCAGGAGCAGGCGATCAAGGGCCAGAAGGGTATGCACGCGAAGAAGCAGACGCCGTCGCACCGCATCAACGACCTGACCACGGACCATTCCCGCATCAAGCATCACTACCTGCCGTCCTGGCAGCGTGCCCTGCGTACCGAGGCGCTGGTCGAGTTCGTCGCGAGCGGTTCCCGCCTCCGGCTCTACTGCCCGAAGGAAAGCTGCCTGGTCACGTTCCTGCTCGCCGGCATCAGCTGCCGCCGCTCGTCCCGCCCGGCGATCGGTGGCGCCCCGGCCCAGGAAGCGGAACCGTACGGCGATGAGGCGCTCCAGTTCACGCGCGAGAAGGTGCTGCAGCGGGACGTGAGCGTGAAGATCGAAACGACCGACAAGCAGGCGACGAGCGTGATCGGCTGGCTGTTCACCGACCACAACGTGAACCTGTCGGTCGCCCTGGTCGAGGAGGGTCTGGCCGAGGTGCACTTTACCGCGGAGAAGTCCGACTACTATCGCGTGCTGCGCGATGCGGAGGCGCGCGCCAAGGCCCAGCGCAAGAACATCTGGAAGGATTACGTCGAGAAGGCGGCGGCTGAGGAGGAGAAGGACGAGATCGAGGACACGCCGGACGTGAACACGCCGGTCGAGCGCAAGGTGAAGTACGAGAGCGTGGTCGTGACGGAGGTGACGCCCGAGCTGCAGTTCTACGCGCAGCACACGGACCAGGGCGCCAAGCTGGAGGAGCTGATGACGAAGCTGCGCCAGGACTTTAAGGCGATGCCGCCGGTAACGGGCTCGTACGCGCCGAAGCGCGGCGACATGTGCGCGGCCAAGTTCTCCGAGGACAACGAGTGGTACCGTGCGAAGGTGGAGAAGGTCGAGAAGGGTGGCAACGTGACGATTCTCTACATCGACTACGGCAACCGTGAG ACTGTCCCATCGACCCGCCTTGCCATGATCCCGCCTACGTTCATCTCGGAGAAGCCGTTCGCGCACCTGTACGTGCCggcgctgttgctgctgccgaccGATGCTGACGATCGTGCCGAGGCCGTGAAGGCGTTCTCGCAGGACGTGCTGAACCGAACGCTCAACATGAACGTGGAGTATCG catCTCGGGCAccgagtacgtgacgctgaccgACCCCGCAACAAAGGCCGACATCGCCGAGGACCTGATTGCTGACGGTTACTTGATCGCGGACAAGAACAAGAAGGATCGCAGATTGACCAAGCTG ATTGCGGACTACAAGGATGCCGAGCAGAAGGCCCGCAAGCAGCACAAGGGCATCTGGCAGTACGGTGACAGCACCGAGGACCAGGCCGGAGAGTTTGGCCTCAGCCGTTAA